The Candidatus Bathyarchaeia archaeon DNA segment CAGCAGGTCATGTTGTCTAAGTCGACGAGTCCTATTCCAAGTCTGGTTAAGGCTTTTCGTGCTGATGTTTCATAGTTTGGTTGGCGGGCGGGTATGGTGCATCCTAAAAAGAGCGCGTAACTTGTCATGGCGTTCCTTCCTTCTTCCACTGTATTTTATCGAATCCTGTTGCGGCAAGTATTTTCTTCAATGTGTCTAAGCCTGCTGGTCTAAGCGGTGGTAAGCCATATTCTGGTCTTTTCTTTTCCACGAATTTGGATATTGGAACTATGCGTCCTTCATTCATCAGTCCAGTCGCGAATTCCGAGTAGATGTTGGGGATGTGTCCTTCTTTGATGGCTATGTTTCTTAACGCGTAGATAACGTCTGCTATTTCGACTTTCTGCGGACACCTTTCTTGGCAGTTGTAGCATGAACTGCATAGCCAAATGGCGCCGCTTGTGAGAACTTCTTGTTTCTCGCCTAAAAGTGACAGTCTGATAATGTCTCGGGGGTTGTAGCGTTCAGTGGTTTTGGCGACTGGGCAACTGCTGGCGCATGTTCCGCATTGATAGCATAAGGCTATGGTTTCGCCGCCTAACTGGCTTCTTATCTCGTCGGAAAATGAGGTTGCAGAGGTTTTTTGTTCTTTTTCATGCTTCATTATGCTTTCTCCTTTTGTGAAAGTCACATTAACTGCAGTGGACCAAGCTTTTCTATTCTTTCAGTCATCATCTGCGCGGCTTCTGCGAATTTGTCGCCTTCTATGAAAACCATGTGGAACATTTCTAAACGTTCTGGCTCTATGCCGTATTCCTTTAACAGCACTTTTGCAAGGTCTACTTTCTTTTGAGCCTTTTGACTGCCGACTTCGTAATGGCAACCGTCAGTTTTGCATCCTACAACCATGACGCCTTGAGCGCCAGCTTTGAAGGCTTGTAAGAACTGGTGGACTTGCAAGATGCCGGTGCATGGGACTTTCATTACTCTGACGTTGGCTGGATACTGCATCATCGCCATGCCAGAAGAGTCCACGGCTGTGTGACCACATTCTGAACAGGTTATAGCAAGAATTAACGGTTTGGATGTTCCATTCACAGATAAGAGCGCGTTCATTTGGGCTTCCATTTGGTTTGGTCGTGAGTGTCTAAGTTCTATGGCGTTGACGGGGCATGTGCCAACACAAATGCCACATCCTTCACATTTGAGGTCAGAAACTTGTGCAACAAAGTGATCTTCGCCCTTAGGCACTAGTGTTATGGCGTTGAATGGGCAGATGACTGGACAGAACTCGCAGTCTCCGCAGTACTCTTCATTCACGAATGCTGTTCGCTGGTCTTTGATTATTTTGCCAGTGGACAAGAATTTGGCGGTTTTCACAGCTGCTGAGTGAGCGTGCAGAGAGCTTGTCGGAGCGTCTTTTGGAAAAGTTGCGCCTCCACACAAGTATATTCCTCTGATTTTGGTTTCTGTTGGTCTCAGTTTGGCGTTGTATTCTTTGAAGAAGCCGTCTTGGTCAAGTTCTATTCCGAGCATTTCGGCAAGTTCTTTAGTGTCTTCTGAGGGCACCATTGCGGTGGCTAAAACTACTAGGTCGGCTTCGAGTTCGAAGAATCTTCTTAAGATAGCGTCTTCAACGTCTACGATTAAGATGTTTCCGTCTGGGTCGTGTGAAATTTCAGTTGGTCTGCCTTTAACGAACTTTATTCCCATTTCTCGGGCTTTTTCATAATAGTATTCGTGTTCTCTTCCCGTTGTTCTGATGTCGATGTAACAGATTGTAATGTCCGTGTCTGGATATGCAGATTTAATGAGCATCGCGTTTTTCAGAGATATCATACAGCAAATGCTTGAGCACCATGGGTTCCATCGTCGGTCGCGTGAGCCAACACATTGGATGAAAACGATTCTTTTGGCGGGTTTACGGTCTGAAGGCTTTATAATTGCGCCGTTTGTGGGTCCGAAACCGTCAATCATTCTTGCAAGTTCAAGATTGGTTATTACATCGGGATATTCGCCGTAGTGATATTCTTTTATAACGCTTGGGTCGTACTCTTTGAAGCCTGTCGCGACAATTATGCCGCCAACATTAAGCGTTAACTTCTCAGTTTTCTGGTTTAATTTGACGGCTTTTGTGGGGCAAATCTCCACACATTTAGCACATTCTTGGAATTTGCAAGCGCTCTCGTCGATTACGTAGACTGGCGGATGAACTGGTGGAGTGTTTATGTAGATTGCCTTTCGTGTTTTCAGTTTCGCATTATATTCGTCTGGCACTTCTACTGGACAGACTGTCGTGCAAAGGTCGCAACGAACACATTTGGACTCATCAACGTAGCGTGGTTTCTTCTCAACTGTAACCTTGTAGTTTCCAGGAACTCCTTCAACCTTGACAACTTTTGAGTTAGTTAATATGTTTAGGTTTGGAATTTCGGAAAATCCAGAGCGGTAAACGCATTTTCTTGAAGTGTGAGTTATAGCTTTCACGTCGGAAGCCGGAGATTGTATGCAGATGGCGCAGTCGTCTGTTGGAAAGAATCTTCCAGCACGAGCCGCTAGACCGCCAAGAAATGGAGCTTTTTCAACAAGATGCACTTCAAATCCCAAATCAGCCAAATCTTCGGCAGCTTGCATCCCAGCAATTCCACCGCCTATCACAAGAACAGACTTGACAGCTGGAAACTCCAGCTTCTCCAATGGTTCGAGAAGTTTGGCACGTTCAATGGCAGCTGAAAGCATCGCTTTGGCTTTTTCTGTAGCTTCTAATGGTGCGTCTCGGTGAGGCCATGCGCAGTGGTCTTTGAGGTCTATAACTTCCACGAGGTATGGGTTAAGCCCAGCTTCTTCTGCGGCTTTGACAATTTTTACTTCGCTCAGTTTAGGAAGGGTCTCTGCTACGACTAGTCGGTTTATCTTTTTGCTTTTTATGGCGTCCACGATAGTTTTTAGTCCTTCGCCTCTCCAGAACTCGTTTCCTCGCACAACAAGAGCTACGCCTGAAACTTTCTTCACGTGCTCTGTCAAGGCTTTGAAATCCAGTATTTCAGCGAGTTGCTTTCCACAATCAGATAGGAATACTCCAACTTTTACTTCTTCCATTTTTCATCCCTCACCTTCTCAACGTTTTTACTAAACGCTTTTCACTGTCGTAAATTTCAACTTCAAGCGGCATCTCGCCAACAGCAAAGTGTGTAGCACAAGCAAAGCATGGGTCGTAAGCTCTGAAAGCCATCTCAACCATGTTCAGTATGCCGTCGCTGACTTTACCGTTGCGTATCAAGCCCTTTGCCGCGTTCTTTATGGACATGCAAATGCCAGGCGCATTGTGGGTTGTAGCCACTATCAAGTTGACTTTTTTGGCTAAGGCTTTCTCGTCAAGTATGTAATGGTGAATAAGCGTGCCTCTGGCTGCTTCCACGATGCCTACGCCTTCTCCGGGCTTTCCCGGCTTGTTTTTGATGTCCTTTCTTGTTATGCCCGGGTCTGTTATCAGCTCCAGCGCGCGTTCCGCTGCGTATAGAAGCTCGATTAATCGTGCCCAGTGGAATGCCAAAGTGGCGTGAACAGGTTTGCCGCCGAGTGTTTTGTACATTCTCTTGTATTCTTCGTTTGCCAAGGGCGTTGCCATGCCTTCAGCGGCGTTTAATCTGCCTAAGGGTCCAACACGGTATATGCCGCTTTCTGGTCCGTCAACGAATCCGTTCCATCCAACTTTTTTCAGGTATGGCAGTTTAACGTAAGTCCATGGTTCAACGTGTTCTTCAATAACGTCTAAGTATTCTGAAGGGGCAAATTTCACGAATTCCTTCCCGTTTGGGTCTACGACTCGAACTTTGCCGTCGTAGAAGTTCACGTGGTTGTTTTTGTCAACTGTGCCCATGTAGTAGGTTTTAAGCGCATAAGGCTCACTTTTAACTAAGTTCACGTAATCAGCGTTTTTGAGAACTATGTCATCAAAGAGTTTCAAGGTGAACTTTGCAAACTCCACGCAGCTTCTAATCATTGTTTCTATTTCTCGCCGCTCCTCTTCAGACAAAGCCTTAGCGATTCCACCTGGCACACAAGCGCTCACGGGATGGGTGGGTCTTCCGCCAAGCATGCCGGTTATTTTTTGTCCATAAGCCCTATGCTTTATCACTTCTTTGCCGATTTCTAAGCCAGCCTTTTCTATTACGCCGAGAACGTTTCTTTTTTCTGGAGGAGCGTCTGGACCAACAACAAAATCTGGACCGCCTAAGAAGTAGAAGTGTAAGATGTGGTCGTAAATGTAGTAGGCGACGTATTCTAACTCTCTCAGTTTCTTGGCTGTTTCTGTTGGTTCCACATTGAACGCGGCGTCTAAGGCTTTGGCGCTTGCCATGTGATGCGCGACTGGACATACACCGCAGATTCTCGTGGTTATTATAGGTAAATCTTCGGCTCTTCTTCCCTCGCAGAATTTTTCGAAGCCTCTGAGTTCTGGAACCTGCAAATAAGCGTTTTCCACGTCACCCTTGTCGTTTAAGAATATGGTTATTTTTCCGTGACCTTCAAGTCGAGTTATTGGATTTATTACTATTTCTTTCATTTCATCATCTTCCTCCGCAATATCGAGTTAGCGAGAGAATACTTGTAAAAGGTTCCAACGGGGTCAACAACTTGTTCGATGACGCTTGGGTTGGTGGCTATGGATGCAAGAGCACTTATTGCTGCGGCGCCTTGGTCGCTCACCCGCGGTGCTGGACCACCGCAACCCGTGCATGGTATATTCACTTTGGGACATTGCGCGCCGCATCCTGCGCGTGTTGCGGGTCCCATGCAGATGACTTGTTGGTCCCAGAAGCATGTTTTGAAGTCATCGTCTATTTCGTAGATTCTTTTTATTTCGTGGAGTTTTCGGTCTTTCTTTTCTCTTGGGCATTCATCGCAAACTGCCTTTGTCGGAAGTAGGCTGGAGCCTTTTGGTGGGAGTTTGCCGCTTGCAATTGCTTCGATGGCTTGGAGGATGCATGGGATTGGCGGTGGACATCCAGAGAGGAAGTAATCCACGTCTACGGTTTGAGCTAAAGTTTTCACTGTGTCATAAAACTCTGGCAGTTCAAGTTCTCCTTCTTTCACTTTTAATGAGGTTTGCGGGGTTACAGATCGCGGGTTTTTTGTTGAGGGCGTTTCAAAATATGCTCTTTCAAAGATTTTCTCTTTGTTCCAAAGGTTTCCGAGGCCTATTACGCATCCGTCGCATGCGCATGAGCCGAATGCCACTAGGGTTTTGGATTTTTGTCTTAGGAGTTTTGCCATGTGCTCGTTTTCTTCGGTTCTTATGGCGCCGTTGAAGAAGCATACGTCAATGCTTTTGTCTGGCATGGCTTCGACATCTTTGTATTTTATGTCTATGGCTACTGGCCAAAAAACGATGTCGGCGATTTGTATTACGTCGAGGATTTTTTCGTTTATGTCTAAAACGGCGATTTCGCAGCCTCCGCAGCTTGCTGCCCAGTAGAAGGCAATTTTAAGTTTGTTCATCTTGTCACCTGTCTGAAGCAATTTTGATGAAAGAATATGATAATTGCAGTTTCTATAATTTAAATTTAGCCATTAGTAAATAGAAAAATGATGATTAAGCCTTATGCGTTAAGCTTAGCTTAAACATGTGACGAGTTACGCGGTTAAGGCTTCACCTTTTTCTGTTTCCTTCTGTTCTACTCGTGCGGGTTGCGATTTTGTCTGTTCTAATACGTGCTCCATGGTTTTTGGCGGTTCACATGACACCGCTTCTTCTTTTAGGCTGAGTGTGCCTTTGACTGTGCCGTCTTCCATGTACTTCAGTGCAAAACCCATTTTCTGTGTTAGGCTGATGGCTCGGTGGTTGTCCGGCAACATTATCGCGTATAATGTTTCGATGCCCATGTCCCTGCAAATGTCAATTGTGTAGTCAACCATTTTCGTGCCCAAGCCGAGTCCTTGCCATGGGTCTGCAATTATGAAGGCGATTTCGCCTGTTTTTCCGTCTGGTTCGATGCTGACGCGGACTACGCCGAGGATTTTTCTTCGTCCTTCTTCGGTTAGTTCGGCGATTATGGCGATTTCGCGGTCGTAGTCGATGTTGCAGTAGCGTACTCGCATTTCGTGTGGTGTGTCCTTTATTATTTGGAAGAAGCGGTAGCGTATGGATTCTTCGCTGAAGTTTTGGAACATTTCCAGCCATAAGGGTTCGTCTTCGGGTTTTATTGGTCTTAACAGCACGGTTCGCCCGTCGCGCATCCGCCATAAAGTCTCATACTTCTTGGGGTAGGGGCTTATCACGAGGTGCTGGTGTGGCTCGATTTTTTGGAAGACACGTTCTTTGTCTATGAGAATACGCGCGTCTATTGCGCAAGCCTCTTTCTCGTTTATGAAAAGCGGGTTAATGTCAATCTCTTTAATTTGTGGAAAATCAATTAACAGTTGCGAAAACCGCACGATGATTTCTTCGAGAAGTTTAATGTTAGCGGGCGGCACGTTTCTGTAGCCCTTTAGAAGCTGGTAAACTTTGGTTTCTTCCATCATCCGCCTTACCAACGTCTGGTTTAAGGGTGGAAGCCCAAGCGAAAAGTCTTTGAAAAGTTCCACGCCTACGCCGCCCATGCCGAAGAGGATTACGGGTCCAAAGAGTGGGTCGGTTTTGGCGCCAAGTATGACTTCGTAGCCGCGTTTGTTTATCATTTTTTGCACTGTTACGCCGATGATTTCAGCATTGGGGTTGTAGGCTTTGGCGTTTTTTATGATGGTTTCGTAGGCTTCGCGGACTTCGGTTTCGTTTTTCAGGTCGAGGATTACGCCGCCAGCGTCGGTTTTG contains these protein-coding regions:
- a CDS encoding 4Fe-4S dicluster domain-containing protein produces the protein MKHEKEQKTSATSFSDEIRSQLGGETIALCYQCGTCASSCPVAKTTERYNPRDIIRLSLLGEKQEVLTSGAIWLCSSCYNCQERCPQKVEIADVIYALRNIAIKEGHIPNIYSEFATGLMNEGRIVPISKFVEKKRPEYGLPPLRPAGLDTLKKILAATGFDKIQWKKEGTP
- a CDS encoding hydrogenase iron-sulfur subunit, which produces MEEVKVGVFLSDCGKQLAEILDFKALTEHVKKVSGVALVVRGNEFWRGEGLKTIVDAIKSKKINRLVVAETLPKLSEVKIVKAAEEAGLNPYLVEVIDLKDHCAWPHRDAPLEATEKAKAMLSAAIERAKLLEPLEKLEFPAVKSVLVIGGGIAGMQAAEDLADLGFEVHLVEKAPFLGGLAARAGRFFPTDDCAICIQSPASDVKAITHTSRKCVYRSGFSEIPNLNILTNSKVVKVEGVPGNYKVTVEKKPRYVDESKCVRCDLCTTVCPVEVPDEYNAKLKTRKAIYINTPPVHPPVYVIDESACKFQECAKCVEICPTKAVKLNQKTEKLTLNVGGIIVATGFKEYDPSVIKEYHYGEYPDVITNLELARMIDGFGPTNGAIIKPSDRKPAKRIVFIQCVGSRDRRWNPWCSSICCMISLKNAMLIKSAYPDTDITICYIDIRTTGREHEYYYEKAREMGIKFVKGRPTEISHDPDGNILIVDVEDAILRRFFELEADLVVLATAMVPSEDTKELAEMLGIELDQDGFFKEYNAKLRPTETKIRGIYLCGGATFPKDAPTSSLHAHSAAVKTAKFLSTGKIIKDQRTAFVNEEYCGDCEFCPVICPFNAITLVPKGEDHFVAQVSDLKCEGCGICVGTCPVNAIELRHSRPNQMEAQMNALLSVNGTSKPLILAITCSECGHTAVDSSGMAMMQYPANVRVMKVPCTGILQVHQFLQAFKAGAQGVMVVGCKTDGCHYEVGSQKAQKKVDLAKVLLKEYGIEPERLEMFHMVFIEGDKFAEAAQMMTERIEKLGPLQLM
- a CDS encoding Ni/Fe hydrogenase subunit alpha, translating into MKEIVINPITRLEGHGKITIFLNDKGDVENAYLQVPELRGFEKFCEGRRAEDLPIITTRICGVCPVAHHMASAKALDAAFNVEPTETAKKLRELEYVAYYIYDHILHFYFLGGPDFVVGPDAPPEKRNVLGVIEKAGLEIGKEVIKHRAYGQKITGMLGGRPTHPVSACVPGGIAKALSEEERREIETMIRSCVEFAKFTLKLFDDIVLKNADYVNLVKSEPYALKTYYMGTVDKNNHVNFYDGKVRVVDPNGKEFVKFAPSEYLDVIEEHVEPWTYVKLPYLKKVGWNGFVDGPESGIYRVGPLGRLNAAEGMATPLANEEYKRMYKTLGGKPVHATLAFHWARLIELLYAAERALELITDPGITRKDIKNKPGKPGEGVGIVEAARGTLIHHYILDEKALAKKVNLIVATTHNAPGICMSIKNAAKGLIRNGKVSDGILNMVEMAFRAYDPCFACATHFAVGEMPLEVEIYDSEKRLVKTLRR
- a CDS encoding oxidoreductase translates to MNKLKIAFYWAASCGGCEIAVLDINEKILDVIQIADIVFWPVAIDIKYKDVEAMPDKSIDVCFFNGAIRTEENEHMAKLLRQKSKTLVAFGSCACDGCVIGLGNLWNKEKIFERAYFETPSTKNPRSVTPQTSLKVKEGELELPEFYDTVKTLAQTVDVDYFLSGCPPPIPCILQAIEAIASGKLPPKGSSLLPTKAVCDECPREKKDRKLHEIKRIYEIDDDFKTCFWDQQVICMGPATRAGCGAQCPKVNIPCTGCGGPAPRVSDQGAAAISALASIATNPSVIEQVVDPVGTFYKYSLANSILRRKMMK